In Afipia sp. GAS231, a single window of DNA contains:
- a CDS encoding alkene reductase, whose product MNFPALFSPLKVGPYQLKHRLALAPLTRMRATKPSLTPRPLNAEYYAQRATPGGLLIAEASPVMATGFGSPGVPGIYTDAQIAGWREVVDAVHAKGGVIFLQLWHVGRVSHSSFQPGGALPVAPSAVAIADLKTGTADGKSAPYETPRALETSEIPDVIDAYRQGAKNALKAGFDGVEIHGANGYLIEQFLQSHTNLRTDQYGGGIENRTRFLMEVTNAVVEVWGSNRVGVRLSPYGVANGSGEPDPMPLYTHVVQQLNPLGLAYLHFIEPRSSGAGRAEVNHQNVPSAMVLFRPIWKGVLITAGGFTGETADAAIRDGHADAVAFGRIFISNPDLPRRLQQGFPLTPYNRATFYGGDVAGYTDYPEHGELEKA is encoded by the coding sequence ATGAATTTTCCAGCGTTGTTTTCGCCACTCAAGGTCGGTCCGTATCAACTCAAGCACCGTCTGGCGCTGGCGCCGTTGACACGGATGCGCGCGACAAAACCTTCGCTGACGCCGCGGCCGCTGAACGCGGAATATTACGCCCAGCGCGCGACGCCGGGCGGGCTCCTGATCGCCGAAGCCTCGCCTGTGATGGCAACCGGCTTCGGCAGCCCCGGTGTTCCCGGCATCTATACCGATGCGCAGATCGCCGGCTGGCGCGAGGTGGTCGATGCCGTTCACGCCAAGGGCGGCGTGATCTTCCTGCAGCTCTGGCACGTCGGCCGCGTCTCGCATTCCTCGTTCCAGCCTGGCGGCGCGCTGCCGGTAGCACCCTCGGCGGTCGCGATCGCCGATCTCAAGACCGGAACGGCGGACGGCAAGTCGGCGCCTTACGAGACCCCGCGCGCGTTGGAGACCTCGGAAATCCCTGATGTGATCGATGCCTACCGGCAAGGGGCGAAGAACGCGCTGAAGGCCGGCTTCGACGGCGTCGAAATCCACGGCGCCAACGGCTATCTGATCGAGCAGTTCCTGCAGTCGCACACCAACCTGCGCACCGATCAATATGGCGGCGGAATCGAGAACCGCACGCGCTTCCTGATGGAAGTCACGAACGCCGTGGTCGAAGTCTGGGGTTCGAATCGTGTCGGCGTGCGGCTGTCGCCCTATGGCGTTGCGAACGGCTCCGGTGAACCCGATCCGATGCCGCTCTACACCCACGTGGTGCAGCAGCTCAACCCGCTCGGGCTTGCCTATCTGCATTTCATCGAGCCGCGCTCCTCCGGCGCCGGACGCGCCGAGGTCAACCATCAGAACGTGCCGTCGGCGATGGTGCTGTTCCGCCCGATCTGGAAAGGCGTGCTGATCACCGCCGGCGGCTTCACCGGCGAAACCGCCGATGCCGCGATCCGCGACGGCCATGCCGACGCGGTCGCGTTCGGCCGCATCTTCATCTCCAACCCCGATCTGCCACGCCGCCTGCAGCAGGGTTTTCCGCTGACGCCGTATAATCGCGCGACGTTTTATGGTGGGGATGTGGCGGGGTATACGGATTATCCCGAGCACGGCGAGTTGGAGAAGGCGTAA
- a CDS encoding GFA family protein: MLPEDEPEPAKKKSKAVSAGKPAAGQCLCGKVAFEIDVPARWAWHDHSPSSRRAHGAVYATYVGSWRKRFRITKGENSLTRFEDKSTKTTRSFCAQCGTPVIYERSRSPHMVNIPRALFSGRTGRQPLYHIAIEQLQEWAWTGEPLVPLKGFPGVVWQRSKKKKASEREGMF; encoded by the coding sequence ATGCTTCCCGAAGACGAACCCGAACCAGCCAAGAAGAAATCCAAAGCCGTCTCCGCCGGCAAACCCGCCGCGGGCCAATGCCTGTGCGGCAAGGTCGCCTTCGAGATCGACGTGCCGGCGCGCTGGGCCTGGCACGATCATTCGCCATCGAGCCGCCGTGCCCATGGCGCGGTCTACGCGACCTATGTCGGAAGCTGGCGCAAGCGCTTCCGCATCACCAAGGGTGAAAACAGCCTCACCCGCTTTGAGGACAAGTCCACCAAGACCACGCGCAGCTTTTGCGCGCAGTGCGGCACGCCCGTCATCTACGAGCGCAGCCGGTCGCCGCATATGGTCAACATTCCCCGCGCGCTGTTCTCGGGCCGCACCGGCCGCCAGCCGCTCTATCACATCGCGATCGAGCAGTTGCAGGAGTGGGCCTGGACCGGCGAACCGCTGGTGCCGTTGAAAGGCTTTCCGGGCGTGGTCTGGCAACGCTCGAAAAAGAAGAAGGCGTCGGAGCGGGAAGGGATGTTCTAG